Within the Pseudomonas oryzae genome, the region CAGGCGTCGCGCTGCTCATGCGCAGTTCCGTGGGGCGGTCGGGAGGGATACCAGGGGCATTGCGGGTTCCGCTAGCAAGGTCGGTCGCGAAGCCCCGCCGGGCGCGGGCGGAGCTGTAGTTGCGTCATTATGCGTCGGCGACCTCTGGCTAAAGGTCTGAAAAGCCGCGGCTTTTGCCGTCAATTGGGGGCATGGGCGGCGCCCGTCGGTTGCTAGGCTTGCCAGCATCCCGAATTCCCGTCTGCCCGGAACCCATCGATGAGTGCTCCCGCGATCCAGTCCGCCCTGCAACAGCTCCACACCCTGGCTACCCAGGCGGCGGGGCAGTCCGCGCAAACGGCCCAGGCTGGCCAGGCGGTCGGGCAGGGCGGCTTCGCCGCCGAGCTGCGCGCCTCGATCCAGCGCATCAACGAGCTGCAGCAGACCGCCAGCAGCAAGGCTCTGGCGCTGCAGTCCGGCGCGTCCGGCGTGGAGCTGAGCGACGTGATGGTCGACGTGCAGAAGGCCAGCATCGCCTTCCAGATGGGCGTGCAGGTGCGCAACCGCCTGATCACTGCGTACAAGGACGTGATGAACATGCAGGTGTGATTCAGGCGGTGCCGTTGCTCGCGCGGCTATGCGCATCTTCCCCGGGAGACTCCGGGGGATGATGGTCGCGCACGCGCCGCTCCCGGTTGCCGCAGCCTCCAGAGGGGACGGGCGCCCTGCCTAAAGTCTCCCGGCGGCCTGCCGATAACGCTTCAGACAGCGCCCTGCGTCATGCCGCGGGGCATCACCTGACAGAGATGCGCCCCGCCTTCGTCGCCGGGGCGTCCGGGTTGCAAGGGGAATCCCATGGCTTCCATTTCCTCGCTGGGCGTCGGCTCCGGGCTCGACCTCAGTGGTCTGCTCGACCAGCTGGACAGTGCCGAGCGCTTGAAGCTTCAGCCGATCACCACGCAGAAGAAGGCCCAGCAGACCAAGCTGTCGGCCTATGGCCGGCTGGAGAGCGCGTTGGGCAAGCTGCAGGACGCCGCCAAGAAGTTGGCCGACGGCAAGACCTTCCAGGCGGTCACCAGCAGCATCACCGGCACCGGCGTGACCGCCGCGGCCAAGGGCGATGCCGTCGCCGGCCGCTACGATGTCACGGTCGCCAAGCTGGCCCAGGCGCAGAGCCTGGCGAGCGTCGGCGTGGCCGACCGCACGGCCGACCTCGGGGCTGGAACACTGACGATCACCCAGGGCAGCGGCGCGACGCAGAAGACCCTGACGGTGACCCTGGAGGCCGGTGCCAGCTCGCTGGAGGATCTGCGCGATGCCATCAACAAGCAGAACGGCGGGGTCAGCGCCAGCATCGTCAACGACGGCAGCGCCACGCCCCATCGCCTGGTGCTGACCGCCAAGAACACCGGCACCGACGCGCGGATGACCGTGAGCGGTGACTTCGGCAGTGCGCTGGGTCTCACCGAAACGGTGGCGGCGCGCAACGCCGAGCTGAAGGTCAACGGCATCGACATCGGCAGCCAGTCCAACCTGGTCGAGGGTGCGGTGCAGGGCGTCAGTCTGGCGCTGTCCGCGGAGGGGGGCAGTCATGTGCTCACCGTCGAACGCGACAGCGCCGCGATCAAGTCGTCGGTGACCGGGTTCGTCGATGCCTGGAACTCGCTGCAGAGCACCGTTTCCAGCCTAACCGCCTACAACGCCGATACCCAGGTGGCCGGCGACCTGCTCGGCGATGCCACCCTGCGCAGCGTGCAGAGCCAGTTGCGCAACGTGCTCACCGCCAGCCTGGGCGAGGGGGCGCTGTCACGTCTGGCCGATCTCGGCATCGAACTGGAGCTCAAGGGCACCCTCAAGGTCGACAGTGACAAGCTCGACGGCCTGCTCACCAGCGATCTGGCATCGGTCAGCGGCTTCTTCGCTGGCGTCGGCACTGGCGAGGGCCTGGCCGACAAGCTGAGCAGCACCCTGGATGCAGCTCTCAAGGATGGCGGCGCCCTCGATGCGGTCAGCAAGGGCGTCGAGGCGCGCATCAAGGCGCTTGGCGAACGCTCCGCGCGGATGGAGGAAAGTATTTCCGCCACCGTCGAGCGCTACCGCAAGCAGTTCACCCAGCTGGATCTGATGCTGTCGCAGATGAACGCGACGACCAGCTACCTGACCCAGCAGTTCGATGCGCTGAACGCTCAGCTCAAGGGCTGATAATCACTCACTCGCAGAGAGAGAACGAAGAAGATGGTCACCAGTACCATGCGCGGTGCGGCTGCCTATGCCCGGGTGGGTGTGGAGAGCAGTGTCATGGCCGCGACGCCTCACCGACTGATCGTCATGCTGTTCGATGGCGCCCAGGGCTCGATCCGCGCGGCGCGCCTGCACATGCAGAACGGCGCCGTCGCCGAGAAGGGCAAGGCGCTCTCCAAGGCCATCGATATCGTCAATCTCGGCCTGATCGCGGCGCTCGACCCGGAGCAGGGTGGCGAGCTGGCGCAGCGCCTCGAACAGCTCTATGAATATGTAGTGCGCCTGCTGCTGCAGGCCAATCTGCACAACGATGTGGCGCGGCTGGACGAGGCCGAGCGTCTGCTCGAGGACATCGGCTCGGCCTGGCGCGAAATCGGTCCGCAAGTGGACGGTTACTGAGCATGGCCAGTCAATCCGTGGTAATCGACTCCTACCAGCATCTGCTCCAGCAGTCGCAGCGGATGCTCGAATTCGCCCGTCAGGGCGACTGGTCCAGCCTGGTGCTGGAGAAGTCCCGCTATCTGGTCGAGCTGGAGAATGTCACCCAGTGCGAGCGGCGCCTCGGCGTCGAGGGCGGCGACCGGGTGCGGCGCGCCTGCCTGCTCGAGCAGATCCTCGAACTGGAAGCGGAGATCCGCAGCTGCCTGCTGGCCCGCCGTGACGAGCTCGGCCGGCTGATCGGCGTCTCGCGCCGCCAGCTCGAGGTGGGGCGTGCCTATCGCGCCGATGCGCCGGTCGGCCCCGATGGGGGCGGCATGTGAGCGGTATCACGCCGCTGCTGGACACCTTGCTGCATCAGGTGCTGGGGCGGCGTGTGGATATTCCGGTCGTCAAGGATCTGAACGCGGCGGTGTCGGCTCCGGTGCCGGCGCAGGGGCCGCGTCCCCTGCACAGCGATTCGCGGCTCGATCCGCGCGAGCAGGCGCCGCTGGCGCAGGCCTCGGCGGCGACGCGCAGCCAGGCCGCCCATGGCCCGGCGCCGCGCACCCCGGGCGCCGGCGAGACGCCGCCGCCGGCCCAGGCGCAGCCGTCGACCAGTACTTCGTTCAGTGCCGCGGCGCGGCTGATCGGCGACCTGCTGCAGCGCTTTCCGGCGCCGCCGGCGGCCATCGCGCCCGCCGTCCCGCTGCTGACCGAGGCGCTGGTGGGGCCGCAGGCGGCCGCGCAGATCGCCGGGCAATTGCAGCAGAGCATCCAGTCCAGCGGGCTGTTCTACGAAGCGCACGTGGCGCGCTGGTCGCGTGGCGAACTGCCGCTCGAGGCGCTGCAGCGCGAGCCGCAGATGCGGGCGTTGCCTCTACCGGCGCAGCCGCCTGCCATGCAGGGTGCGGCGCCGGTGCAGGAGCCGGTCGCGCCCGAGTCGGCGGCGACGCCTGTGCTGCCCGGCGAACGTCTGTCGCCGGCCGAGCAGCGGCTGGAAGTGCTGGACGAACGCCTGGCGCTCGGCGAGCGCGAGGGTGGCGCGGTCGGCGAGGCGCAGCTGCCGCTGCTGCGCCAGCAGCTGGAGCTGCTGGCGGCGCCGCAGCTGCGCTGGGAAGGCAATCTCTGGGCCGGGGTGTTCGTCGCGCTGAACATCCAGCCGCCGCCGGCGGAGCCGCGGGCTGAAGGCGACGGCGAGCGCGAAGGCGAGGGCTCGCCGGGGCAGGGGGCGTGGCAGGTGCGCCTGGCCTTGCGCCTCGAGGGGCATGGCGAGCTGGAGGTGGCGATCAGCCTGCAGGGCGAGCGGCTGGCGCTGACCCTGCAGACCGAGTCGGCCAGCCTGCGTGGCTACTTCGTACAGACCCGTGGGGCGCTGGAGGAGTGCCTGGCCGGTCATGGCTTCAGCGAGGTGAGTCTGCACCTGCTCGACCGCGACGGGGAGGCCGACGATGGCCGATGAGCACCTTCGGGCGCGGCGGCGCCAGGCGCTGGCGCTCGCCTACCGTGACGGCGAGCAGGCGCCGCGGCTGGTGGCCAAGGGCTATGGCGAGGTGGCCGAACGCATCATCGCCGAGGCGCGCCGGCACGGCGTGCCGATCCACGACTCGCCCGAGCTGGTCGGCCTGCTGATGCAGGTGGACCTCGATGCGCGGATTCCGCCGCAGCTGTATCAGGTGGTCGGCGAGCTGCTGGCCTGGGCGGGCAGGCTGCAGGCGCTGCAAAAGTAGCGCCATATTTTTGATGCAGATCAAGGGAGTGCGTCGGCGCTGGTGGCTTTTAGCACTGTATAGGTTTTTTGCAAGTGTTTTTTTGGCGCCAAATAGCTGTTTTTTGCGTGTTTTGCCCGCTTTTATGAGATCGGTTATCGATTGGATTCCGCATATATCCTTTGGTTGTGCTACCTGGTTCACATTTTTGCGTGATAGCATTTCATCGCAGGCGGAACTTGGACGTCAGACAAGTGTCGCCGAGCCTTCGTAATGCACAGCCGGAGTCCAATGCCAAGAGTGGCGTCAAAAGCGCTGTCACGGTTGTGTACAACTATTAGCTTGAGTCGCTGGGCGGCGTGCAGCCTTGATGACGTTTGAATTTCAAGGGTTAATCATGAGTGTCGATAGTCTGCTGGACGATATCCAGGAGCTGAATCTCTCCTACCTGCTGCTGGCGCAGAAGCTGCTGCGCGAGGATCCGGTGACCGCTCAGTTCCGTCTCAAGCTCAATCCGCAGACTGCCGAGCTGATCGGCGGGCTGTCGGCCAAGCAGCTCATGCAGCTGTCCCGCACCCGCCAGTTGCTCTGCCGGATGGTGCTGGATGATGCCGAACAGCTGGCGCAATTGACCCAGAACCAGCGCGAACAGGACCTCGGGCGGATCCATGCCGCCCTGTTGATGGCGTCGGTGTCGCCCGTGGCTGCAACTGCTGGCTGAGTAGGTGCTTCATGAGCGAAAAGAGTCTGCTCAACGAAATGCAGCAGGTGCAGCTGGCGATCGACCTGATCGAGCTGGGTGCGCGGCTGCAGGTGCTCGAGACGGAAACCGATCTCAGCCGGGGGCGGCTGATTCGCCTGTACAAGGAAGTGCGCGGCGTGTCGCCGCCGAAGGGCATGCTGCCGTTCTCCACCGACTGGTTCGTGACCTGGCTGCCGAATATCCACTCGTCGCTGTTCTACAACATCTACGAGAGTCTGGTGCTCAGTCACGGCTGCGAGCGCATGGAGGCCTTCGTCAAAGCCTATCGCCTGTATCTCGAGCATGTCGACCTGGCCGAGGACAGCGAGGTGGTGCTCGGGCTGACGCGCGCCTGGACCCTGGTGCGCTTCTTCGAGAGCGAAATGCTCGAGCTGGTGAGCTGCACCAACTGCAGCGGTCGCTTCGTTGCCCATGCGCACGCGCCCAAGCGGGGCTACGTGTGCGGCATCTGCCAGCCGCCGTCGCGCGCCGGCAAGACCCGCAAGCAGCGCGAGGCCAGCCTCGAGGCCACCGCCAGCGGTGGCGAAGAGGTCGGCTTCGGCGATGCGCCGCTGGCGGTCGCCTGCGGCTGATGTTTCCCTCCGGGGCGCCCGCTCGTGGCGCCCCTGGTGGCTCGCCCACCCCCTGCCGCGCCGTATCGGCTCCGTTTCCCGCTTCGCGCATGGCCCCCTCAAGTTTCGCCGGCGATTGCCGATAGCACAGAAGTCATCTCCTGATCTGACCCAAGGAAGCGTTGTCGTGCTGATCGTGATCGGATTCGCCGTGGTCCTCATTTCCGTGTTCGGTGGCTATGTGCTGTCCGGGGGCAGTCTCGGCCCGCTCTATCAACCCACCGAAGTGCTGATCATCTGCGGCGCGGCGCTGGGCGCCTTCCTCGCCGCCAACCATGGCAAGGCGATCAAGGGCACGTTCAAGGTCGCCTCCACCCTCAAGCGCAGTCTCAAGTACGACAAGGCGATGTACATGGAGGTGCTGGCCCTGCAGTACAAGCTGCTGGCCAAGGCCCGGCGCGACGGCATGCTGTCGATCGAGCGCGACATCGACAGTCCGGCGGAAAGTGCGCTGTTCGCCGAGCATCCGGCGCTGCTCGAGGACACCATGATCATGCACTTCCTCACCGACTACCTGCGCCTGATGGTCAGCGGCAACATGAGCGCCCACGAGATCGACGAGCTGATGCTGCACGAGATCGAGTCGTTCGAGCACGAGGCACACCTGCCGGCGGACGCGCTGAGCAAGGTCAGCGACGGCCTGCCGGCGTTCGGCATCGTCGCCGCGGTGATGGGCGTGGTGAAGACCCTGAGCATGGCCGCCGGCGCCCCGCCGGAGGAAATGGGCATGATGATCGCCCACGCCCTGGTCGGCACCTTCCTCGGCATCCTGCTGGCCTATGGCTTCGTCGCGCCGCTGGCCAGCCGCATCGGTCGTCAGGTAGCCGAGGCGGTGAAGATGCTGCAGTGCCTGCGGGTCACCCTGCTGGCCAGCATCAACGGCTATCCGCCGCAGATCGCCGTCGAGTTCGGGCGCAAGGCGCTGGACATCGTCGAGCGGCCGACCGCCGCCGAACTGGAAGAGCACGTGCGCAACCAGAAGCCGGCGGCCGCGGCAGGTAGTGCATGAGCGACCACGACCGCCCGATCATCATCGTCCGCCGCAAGAAGGTCGCCCACGGCCATCACGGCGGCGCCTGGAAGATCGCCTTCGCCGACTTCATGACCGCGATGATGGCGTTCTTCCTGGTCATGTGGATTCTCGCCTCCTCGGACGAGAAGACCCGCCAGTCGGTCGCCGAGTACTTCAGCACGCCCCTGGTGGTGGCCATGGCCGGTGGCGACAAGCCCACCGCCAGCGACAGCGCGATTCCCGGCGGCGGCCCCGACCCGACCCACGCCGAGGGCGAGCGGATGCGCATCGACCTGCGCGAGAAGACCCGCAGCAGCGACGAGCAGGCGCGTCTGCAGGATCTGAAGAAGCGCATCGAGGCGGTGATCGAGAACGATCCGGCGCTGCGCGAACTGCGCGAACAGATCCGCCTCGAGCTGACCCCCGAAGGCCTGCGCATCCAGCTGGTGGATACCGAGTCGCGGCCGATGTTCGAGGTCGGCAGCGCGCGCGTCGCTCCCTATCTGCGCAGCCTGCTGCGGACCATCGCGCCGATGCTCAACGAATTGCCCAACAGCATCCAGATCACCGGACATACCGACAGCCGTCCCTACCCGGGTGGCGAGGTCGGCTACGGCAACTGGGAGCTGTCCAGCGAGCGCGCCAATGCCTCGCGCCGCGAACTGGTGGCTGGCGGCCTGTCCCTGGACAAGCTCCTGCGGGTGGCCGGCATGGCCGACCGCGTGCCCTTCGAGGGGGCCGGTCCGCACGACCCGATGAACCGGCGCATCGCGGTGATCGTCCTCGATTCGCGAACCGCCGCCGCCATCCTGGAGCAGAGCTCCTTCACCCCGGAGGCCGAACCCGCGCCGACGCCGAGCGTCCCGCCCGTTCCCGCCACCGGCACCCCCCCAACGCCCGAGTGAGAGCCTGCATGGATATCACCGAATTCTACGCCACCTTCTTCGAAGAGGCCGCGGAGCTGCTGGACGACATGGAGCGCCACCTGCTGGAGCTGGATATCGACGATCCGGATCCCGAGCAGCTCAACGCCATCTTCCGCGCGGCCCACTCGATCAAGGGGGGCGCCGGCACCTTCGGCTTCGATGTACTGCAGAAGACCACCCACATCTTCGAGAACCTGCTCGATCACCTGCGCCGCGGCGAGCTGAAGCTGCGCCGCGACATCGTCGACCTCTTCCTGGAAACCAAGGACATGCTGCAAGACCAGCTGGACGCCTACCGCCACAGCGCCGAGCCGGATGCCGAGGCCTTCGCGCGCATCTGTCAGACCCTGCAGCAGCTGGCGCTCGAGGAGATCGGCCATGCCTCCGAGGGGGCTGCGCCGCCCGCCGCGGCCCCGGCTCCTGCGCCGGCACCGGTGGTCGAGCCGGAGCCGGTGGCGCCGAGCGTCGAGGCGCCGGCCGTGGCCGACGAGGGCGGGCAGGCGCGACTGTGCGTCGCGCTGCTGGGCGTCAAGGAAAAGGATCGCCAGTTGCTGGTCGACGAGCTCAAGCAGTTCGGCACCATCACCCGTCAGGGCGGCGACCTGCAGCGCTATGAGGTGGAGCTGCTTTCCGAGGAGGACCCCGGCGACATCGAGGCAGTGATGTGCTTCATCGTCGAACCCGAGCAACTGGAGATCTGCGTGCTCGGCATCGGCGCCGGGCCGGCTTCGGCCACCGTCGAGCTGGAGCCGATCGCCCAGCTGGTGGCCGCCTTCGCCCCCGAGGCGGCGGCCGTGGCTGCCGCCCAGGCCGTGCAGGCGCCCGCCGCGCCAGTCGTGGCGCCGCCTGTTGCGCCGGCCCCGGTTGCGGCGCCTGCTGCGGCACCGGTGCCTGCGCCTGTTCCGGCCGCCCCGGCAGCGGTGGCTCCGCTCGCCAGCGCACCGGTGGCCAGTGCTCCTGCCGCCAGTGCGCCGGCCAACTCCGCGCCGGCCGCGCGACCTGCGGCGCCGGCCAGCGCCGAATCCAGCAGCCTGCGCGTGCCGGTGGACAAGGTCGACCAGATCATCAACCTGGTCGGCGAACTGGTGATCACCCAGTCGATGCTGGAGCAGACCGCCGGCCAGCTCGACCATGGCGTGCACAGCGAGCTGATCAACAGCATGAACCTGCTCAAGCGCAATGCACGCGACCTGCAGGAAGCGGTGATGTCGATCCGAATGGTGCCGATGGACTACGTGTTCAGCCGCTTCCCGCGCCAGGTGCGCGACCTCGCCGGCAAGCTGGGCAAGCAGGTCGAGCTGGTCACCGAGGGCAAGTCCACCGAACTGGACAAGAGCCTGGTCGAGCGCATCATCGACCCGCTCACCCACCTGGTGCGCAACAGCCTCGACCACGGCATCGAGTCGCCGGAGAAGCGCGCAGCCGCCGGCAAGTCGCCGGTCGGCAGGCTGACCCTGTCCGCCCAGCATCAGGGCGGCAACATCCTCATCGAGGTGCGCGACGACGGCGCCGGCCTCAACCGCGACAAGCTGCTGGCCAAGGCGCGCAGCCAGGGTCTGGCGGTGACCGACAACATGCCCGACGACGAGGTCTGGCAACTGATCTTCGCCCCCGGCTTCTCCACCGCCGAGCAGGTCAGCGACGTGTCCGGGCGCGGCGTGGGCATGGACGTGGTGCGCCGCAACATCCAGTCGATGGGCGGCCACGTGCAGATCCTCTCGCGCGCCGGGCAGGGCACCACCATCCGCATCGTCCTGCCGCTGACCTTGGCGATCCTCGACGGCATGTCGGTGCGCGTCGGCGGGGAGATCTTCATCCTGCCGCTCAGCGCGGTGCTCGAGTCGCTGCAGCCGCGCGCCGAGGATCTCTACTCGATGGCCGGCACCGACCTGCTGCTCAAGGTGCGCGACGAGTACCTGCCGGTGGTCGCCCTGCACCAGGTGATGGACGTGCCGGGAGCGCGCACCGCGCCCACCGAGTCGATCACCGTGATCGTGCAGGGCGAGGGCCGCCGCTACGCCCTGCAGGTCGACGACCTGATCGGCCAGCAGCAGGTGGTGGTGAAGAACCTGGAAGCCAACTACCGCCGGGTGCCGGGCATCTCCGCGGCCACCATCCTCGGCGACGGCAGCGTCGCCCTGATTCTCGATGTCGGCGACCTGCAACGCCTCAACCGTAGTCAATCCGCGCTGCGCGACCCGCGCGCCAGCGCCGCCCCCCTCCAGGAGGTTATCTGATCATGTCCATCACTCATCCGACCGACAGCGCCGCCGAGGCCCAGCCGCGCGAATTCCTGGTGTTCTCGCTGGGCAACGAGGAGTACGCCATCGACATCCTCAAGGCCCAGGAGATCCGCGGCTACGAGAACGTCACCCGGATCGCCAGCGCGCCGCCGTTCATCAAGGGCGTGACCAACCTGCGCGGGGTGATCGTGCCGATCATCGACCTGCGCATCAAGTTCAACCTCGATCGCGTCGAGTACGACGGCCAGACCGTGGTGATCGTGGTGAACGTCTCCGGCCGGGTGGTCGGCGTGGTGGTCGACGGCGTTTCCGACGTGCTCAGCCTGACCCCCGAGCAGATCAAGCCGGCGCCGGAGTTCGGCCTGTCGCTGTCCTCCGACTACCTGAGCGGCCTGGCCAGCCTGGAGGACCGCATGCTGGTGCTGGTCGACATCGACCGCATGCTGACCAGCGAGGAAATGGCGCTGGTGGAGCGCTCCGCGGCCTGAGGCGCGGCGCCGGCGCTACGGCGTCTGCCCTCGCTGTGGCGGCGGCAGACGGCCGGGCGAAAGTTCTTCCCCGGATTGCCGATAGATGTATGAGCGGTACGGGCCGCGGGTGGCGGTCAGTCCGGCAAGCCATAAGTGAAAAGAAAAAAGGCGGGGTTAGCAAATGCGCAATCTGACGACGAGCCAGAAACTCTGGGGCACCTTGATCGCGGCCTGGCTGGCGATGCTGGTGCTGATGTTCTGGAGCTC harbors:
- the motB gene encoding flagellar motor protein MotB, with the translated sequence MSDHDRPIIIVRRKKVAHGHHGGAWKIAFADFMTAMMAFFLVMWILASSDEKTRQSVAEYFSTPLVVAMAGGDKPTASDSAIPGGGPDPTHAEGERMRIDLREKTRSSDEQARLQDLKKRIEAVIENDPALRELREQIRLELTPEGLRIQLVDTESRPMFEVGSARVAPYLRSLLRTIAPMLNELPNSIQITGHTDSRPYPGGEVGYGNWELSSERANASRRELVAGGLSLDKLLRVAGMADRVPFEGAGPHDPMNRRIAVIVLDSRTAAAILEQSSFTPEAEPAPTPSVPPVPATGTPPTPE
- a CDS encoding flagellar hook-length control protein FliK → MSGITPLLDTLLHQVLGRRVDIPVVKDLNAAVSAPVPAQGPRPLHSDSRLDPREQAPLAQASAATRSQAAHGPAPRTPGAGETPPPAQAQPSTSTSFSAAARLIGDLLQRFPAPPAAIAPAVPLLTEALVGPQAAAQIAGQLQQSIQSSGLFYEAHVARWSRGELPLEALQREPQMRALPLPAQPPAMQGAAPVQEPVAPESAATPVLPGERLSPAEQRLEVLDERLALGEREGGAVGEAQLPLLRQQLELLAAPQLRWEGNLWAGVFVALNIQPPPAEPRAEGDGEREGEGSPGQGAWQVRLALRLEGHGELEVAISLQGERLALTLQTESASLRGYFVQTRGALEECLAGHGFSEVSLHLLDRDGEADDGR
- the cheA gene encoding chemotaxis protein CheA, encoding MDITEFYATFFEEAAELLDDMERHLLELDIDDPDPEQLNAIFRAAHSIKGGAGTFGFDVLQKTTHIFENLLDHLRRGELKLRRDIVDLFLETKDMLQDQLDAYRHSAEPDAEAFARICQTLQQLALEEIGHASEGAAPPAAAPAPAPAPVVEPEPVAPSVEAPAVADEGGQARLCVALLGVKEKDRQLLVDELKQFGTITRQGGDLQRYEVELLSEEDPGDIEAVMCFIVEPEQLEICVLGIGAGPASATVELEPIAQLVAAFAPEAAAVAAAQAVQAPAAPVVAPPVAPAPVAAPAAAPVPAPVPAAPAAVAPLASAPVASAPAASAPANSAPAARPAAPASAESSSLRVPVDKVDQIINLVGELVITQSMLEQTAGQLDHGVHSELINSMNLLKRNARDLQEAVMSIRMVPMDYVFSRFPRQVRDLAGKLGKQVELVTEGKSTELDKSLVERIIDPLTHLVRNSLDHGIESPEKRAAAGKSPVGRLTLSAQHQGGNILIEVRDDGAGLNRDKLLAKARSQGLAVTDNMPDDEVWQLIFAPGFSTAEQVSDVSGRGVGMDVVRRNIQSMGGHVQILSRAGQGTTIRIVLPLTLAILDGMSVRVGGEIFILPLSAVLESLQPRAEDLYSMAGTDLLLKVRDEYLPVVALHQVMDVPGARTAPTESITVIVQGEGRRYALQVDDLIGQQQVVVKNLEANYRRVPGISAATILGDGSVALILDVGDLQRLNRSQSALRDPRASAAPLQEVI
- a CDS encoding EscU/YscU/HrcU family type III secretion system export apparatus switch protein, which translates into the protein MADEHLRARRRQALALAYRDGEQAPRLVAKGYGEVAERIIAEARRHGVPIHDSPELVGLLMQVDLDARIPPQLYQVVGELLAWAGRLQALQK
- the flhD gene encoding flagellar transcriptional regulator FlhD; this encodes MSVDSLLDDIQELNLSYLLLAQKLLREDPVTAQFRLKLNPQTAELIGGLSAKQLMQLSRTRQLLCRMVLDDAEQLAQLTQNQREQDLGRIHAALLMASVSPVAATAG
- a CDS encoding chemotaxis protein CheW, yielding MSITHPTDSAAEAQPREFLVFSLGNEEYAIDILKAQEIRGYENVTRIASAPPFIKGVTNLRGVIVPIIDLRIKFNLDRVEYDGQTVVIVVNVSGRVVGVVVDGVSDVLSLTPEQIKPAPEFGLSLSSDYLSGLASLEDRMLVLVDIDRMLTSEEMALVERSAA
- the motA gene encoding flagellar motor stator protein MotA — protein: MLIVIGFAVVLISVFGGYVLSGGSLGPLYQPTEVLIICGAALGAFLAANHGKAIKGTFKVASTLKRSLKYDKAMYMEVLALQYKLLAKARRDGMLSIERDIDSPAESALFAEHPALLEDTMIMHFLTDYLRLMVSGNMSAHEIDELMLHEIESFEHEAHLPADALSKVSDGLPAFGIVAAVMGVVKTLSMAAGAPPEEMGMMIAHALVGTFLGILLAYGFVAPLASRIGRQVAEAVKMLQCLRVTLLASINGYPPQIAVEFGRKALDIVERPTAAELEEHVRNQKPAAAAGSA
- the fliE gene encoding flagellar hook-basal body complex protein FliE; the encoded protein is MSAPAIQSALQQLHTLATQAAGQSAQTAQAGQAVGQGGFAAELRASIQRINELQQTASSKALALQSGASGVELSDVMVDVQKASIAFQMGVQVRNRLITAYKDVMNMQV
- the flhC gene encoding flagellar transcriptional regulator FlhC, yielding MSEKSLLNEMQQVQLAIDLIELGARLQVLETETDLSRGRLIRLYKEVRGVSPPKGMLPFSTDWFVTWLPNIHSSLFYNIYESLVLSHGCERMEAFVKAYRLYLEHVDLAEDSEVVLGLTRAWTLVRFFESEMLELVSCTNCSGRFVAHAHAPKRGYVCGICQPPSRAGKTRKQREASLEATASGGEEVGFGDAPLAVACG
- a CDS encoding flagellar protein FliT, which translates into the protein MASQSVVIDSYQHLLQQSQRMLEFARQGDWSSLVLEKSRYLVELENVTQCERRLGVEGGDRVRRACLLEQILELEAEIRSCLLARRDELGRLIGVSRRQLEVGRAYRADAPVGPDGGGM
- the fliS gene encoding flagellar export chaperone FliS, which gives rise to MVTSTMRGAAAYARVGVESSVMAATPHRLIVMLFDGAQGSIRAARLHMQNGAVAEKGKALSKAIDIVNLGLIAALDPEQGGELAQRLEQLYEYVVRLLLQANLHNDVARLDEAERLLEDIGSAWREIGPQVDGY
- the fliD gene encoding flagellar filament capping protein FliD; the protein is MASISSLGVGSGLDLSGLLDQLDSAERLKLQPITTQKKAQQTKLSAYGRLESALGKLQDAAKKLADGKTFQAVTSSITGTGVTAAAKGDAVAGRYDVTVAKLAQAQSLASVGVADRTADLGAGTLTITQGSGATQKTLTVTLEAGASSLEDLRDAINKQNGGVSASIVNDGSATPHRLVLTAKNTGTDARMTVSGDFGSALGLTETVAARNAELKVNGIDIGSQSNLVEGAVQGVSLALSAEGGSHVLTVERDSAAIKSSVTGFVDAWNSLQSTVSSLTAYNADTQVAGDLLGDATLRSVQSQLRNVLTASLGEGALSRLADLGIELELKGTLKVDSDKLDGLLTSDLASVSGFFAGVGTGEGLADKLSSTLDAALKDGGALDAVSKGVEARIKALGERSARMEESISATVERYRKQFTQLDLMLSQMNATTSYLTQQFDALNAQLKG